In Fluviicola taffensis DSM 16823, the following are encoded in one genomic region:
- the pyrR gene encoding bifunctional pyr operon transcriptional regulator/uracil phosphoribosyltransferase PyrR yields the protein MEKQVILDEQQVQLTMNRLAYQLIENHDDFSNTVLIGLQPRGVFVLERLKEILESIRQEKVTCGQLDITFYRDDFRRREKPLIPNVTNIDFTIEGKNVVLVDDVLYTGRTIRSGLDALMAFGRPLRVELMVLIDRRFQRDLPIQADYVGKAVDTLDSERVTVEWKDSEGMDKIVLYTPE from the coding sequence ATGGAAAAGCAAGTCATTTTAGACGAACAGCAGGTTCAATTAACAATGAACCGTCTTGCTTATCAATTAATCGAAAATCATGACGATTTCTCAAATACTGTGCTGATTGGCTTACAACCAAGAGGTGTTTTTGTGCTTGAGCGTCTGAAAGAAATTTTAGAGAGCATTCGTCAAGAAAAAGTAACCTGTGGTCAATTAGACATTACTTTTTACAGAGATGATTTTCGAAGACGCGAAAAGCCACTCATTCCCAATGTTACCAATATTGATTTTACGATTGAAGGAAAAAATGTAGTCTTAGTTGACGATGTTTTGTATACAGGTAGAACCATTCGATCGGGCTTAGATGCTTTGATGGCTTTTGGAAGACCGCTTCGCGTAGAATTGATGGTATTAATCGATAGAAGGTTTCAACGCGATTTACCCATTCAGGCAGATTACGTTGGAAAAGCTGTTGATACATTGGATTCTGAAAGAGTTACTGTGGAATGGAAGGATAGTGAAGGAATGGATAAAATTGTATTGTATACACCCGAATAA
- a CDS encoding aspartate carbamoyltransferase catalytic subunit, translating to MEHLSVDHLVGIRDLTRQDIELIFKTADSFKEVINRPIKKVPSLRDITIANLFFENSTRTRLSFELAEKRLSADVVNFSASSSSVKKGETLIDTVNNILSMKVDMVVMRHPNPGAAKFLSERTNTRVINAGDGTHEHPTQGLLDAFSIRERLGSVEGKKVVIVGDILHSRVALSNIYTLQKLGAEVMVCGPTTLIPKYIHTLGIKVEHNLRRALEWCDVANMLRIQLERQDIQYFPSLREYSMQYGLNKEILDSLGKEIIVMHPGPINRGVEITSDVADSSQSIILQQVENGVAIRMAVIYLLAAKIGR from the coding sequence ATGGAGCATTTAAGTGTTGATCATTTAGTTGGAATTCGAGACTTGACTCGTCAGGATATCGAATTAATCTTTAAAACTGCTGATAGTTTTAAAGAAGTTATTAATAGACCGATCAAGAAAGTTCCATCGCTTAGAGATATTACGATTGCCAATCTGTTTTTTGAAAATTCAACAAGAACCCGTTTGTCTTTTGAGTTAGCAGAAAAACGTTTATCTGCAGATGTTGTCAACTTTTCAGCGAGTTCAAGCTCTGTAAAAAAGGGTGAAACGTTGATTGATACCGTAAATAATATTCTTTCCATGAAAGTGGATATGGTTGTTATGAGACATCCAAATCCGGGTGCTGCAAAGTTTCTTTCCGAACGAACAAATACACGTGTTATCAATGCTGGAGACGGAACGCATGAACATCCAACTCAAGGATTGTTAGATGCATTTTCCATTCGTGAACGACTTGGATCTGTTGAAGGTAAAAAAGTGGTAATTGTTGGTGATATTCTTCATTCTCGAGTTGCATTGTCAAACATTTACACACTTCAAAAGTTAGGTGCTGAAGTAATGGTTTGTGGACCAACAACCTTGATTCCGAAATACATTCATACACTCGGAATAAAAGTGGAACATAATCTTAGAAGAGCACTTGAATGGTGCGATGTGGCAAACATGCTTCGAATTCAATTGGAAAGACAAGATATTCAATACTTCCCAAGTTTGAGAGAATATTCTATGCAATATGGTCTGAATAAAGAGATTTTGGATAGTCTAGGGAAAGAAATCATCGTCATGCATCCAGGTCCTATTAATAGAGGTGTGGAAATTACTTCTGATGTAGCAGATTCTAGTCAATCAATTATTCTTCAGCAAGTTGAGAACGGAGTGGCTATCCGAATGGCAGTTATTTATTTGCTCGCAGCTAAAATTGGTCGTTAA
- a CDS encoding STAS domain-containing protein, with the protein MNFIIAQDSNFTVIQSSIEKLDASNASDLKSELLLLNKSGVNSIILDLSKTRYCDSSGLSAILTANRLCKDTNGKFILCGLQENVAKMIRIAQLDKVLSISETITEAKSVLI; encoded by the coding sequence ATGAACTTTATTATTGCGCAAGATTCTAACTTTACGGTCATCCAATCTTCTATTGAAAAATTGGATGCTTCCAATGCTTCAGATTTGAAAAGTGAATTGCTTCTATTGAATAAATCGGGAGTGAATTCCATTATTTTGGATCTTTCTAAAACAAGATATTGTGATTCTTCAGGTTTATCTGCCATTTTAACTGCAAACAGATTGTGTAAAGACACCAATGGAAAATTCATTTTATGTGGGTTACAAGAAAATGTAGCCAAAATGATTCGAATTGCTCAGCTGGATAAAGTATTAAGTATTTCAGAAACAATTACCGAAGCGAAATCTGTATTGATTTAA
- a CDS encoding 1-acyl-sn-glycerol-3-phosphate acyltransferase — MKQHEDFINVKRLIGSKNPRLIKWIPGFIIRYVERILHQKEINNFLNTHDSKNQDFCKEVLEHLGVTYSISGIDKIPKSGKCVIVMNHPLGGMDAMALVDGLRDHRTDIKFIVNDLLLNLEPLKDIFVGINKHGKTKSSSLLQVNSLFSSEQLVCVFPAGLVSRKSKGVVKDLDWKKAFVKQARQNDQLIIPIHIDGELSNFFYRLANFRKFIGIKANIEMLYLADEMFRQKGKHIQFTVGEPIEAKTLDTKTSDVEWAEWFRNTVYSLKK; from the coding sequence AACACGAAGATTTCATCAATGTAAAACGCTTAATTGGAAGTAAGAATCCGAGGTTGATTAAATGGATTCCTGGTTTTATTATTCGCTATGTAGAACGGATTCTCCATCAAAAAGAAATCAATAACTTCTTAAATACACACGATTCGAAAAACCAAGATTTTTGTAAAGAAGTACTTGAACACCTTGGCGTTACCTACTCTATTTCAGGAATTGATAAAATCCCGAAATCAGGAAAATGCGTAATCGTAATGAATCACCCACTCGGAGGAATGGATGCGATGGCATTGGTCGATGGTTTAAGAGATCACAGAACAGATATCAAATTCATTGTCAATGATTTACTTCTAAATTTAGAGCCCCTAAAAGATATTTTCGTAGGAATCAATAAACATGGTAAAACGAAAAGTAGTTCTTTACTTCAAGTAAATAGTTTGTTCTCATCAGAGCAATTGGTGTGTGTATTTCCAGCAGGACTTGTGAGTAGAAAAAGCAAAGGAGTTGTAAAAGATTTGGATTGGAAAAAAGCATTTGTGAAGCAAGCCAGACAAAATGACCAACTAATTATTCCTATTCACATTGATGGAGAATTATCAAATTTTTTCTACCGTTTGGCAAATTTTCGTAAATTCATTGGAATTAAAGCGAACATCGAAATGCTTTATTTAGCAGATGAAATGTTTCGCCAAAAAGGGAAACACATTCAATTCACTGTTGGTGAACCAATTGAAGCAAAAACATTAGATACTAAAACATCAGACGTAGAATGGGCCGAATGGTTCCGGAATACGGTCTACTCATTGAAAAAATAG
- a CDS encoding ribonuclease Z: MNFEVTILGSGAALPTSNRNPTAQYVSCNDRHILIDCGEGTQVQLRKYHVHIQKINHILISHLHGDHFFGLVGFLSSMHLLGRDKGLTIYGPEELEQIIRLQLEVGGARLGFELNFVALNGKENRLLFEDKIIEIWTFPLSHRIPTNGFLIKEKPRDRKLNAELFEEAGLSLTLIPKLKQGIDVELDSGEVIYADEYTYPAKPSRSYGYCSDTIYDERIVAYVKHVNLLYHEATFLDDKLDRAKQTFHSTASQAASIAKQAEVGKLLLGHLSARYDNSLKHFEEASAVFKNVRVVEDGETYLI, encoded by the coding sequence ATGAATTTTGAAGTTACTATATTAGGTTCAGGAGCAGCATTGCCAACTTCAAATCGAAATCCTACTGCACAATACGTATCTTGCAACGATCGACACATTCTAATCGATTGTGGAGAAGGGACACAGGTTCAACTGCGTAAATATCATGTGCACATTCAGAAAATCAATCACATCTTAATTTCTCATCTCCACGGAGATCATTTTTTCGGACTTGTTGGCTTCTTAAGTTCCATGCATTTATTGGGGAGAGATAAAGGGCTCACTATTTATGGTCCAGAAGAATTGGAGCAAATTATTCGCTTACAACTTGAAGTAGGAGGAGCACGATTGGGTTTCGAGTTGAATTTTGTAGCTTTAAATGGAAAAGAAAACCGCCTACTTTTTGAAGATAAAATCATTGAAATTTGGACTTTTCCATTGAGTCATCGTATTCCCACAAATGGTTTTTTGATTAAAGAGAAGCCGCGAGATCGAAAATTGAATGCCGAATTGTTTGAAGAAGCTGGACTTTCATTAACGCTTATTCCGAAACTCAAACAAGGAATCGATGTCGAATTGGATTCCGGAGAAGTTATTTATGCTGATGAATACACGTATCCAGCAAAACCAAGTAGGTCTTACGGTTATTGCTCAGACACCATTTACGATGAACGAATTGTTGCATATGTCAAACACGTAAATTTGTTATATCACGAAGCAACTTTCTTGGATGATAAATTAGACCGCGCAAAACAGACATTTCATTCAACGGCTTCCCAGGCAGCAAGTATTGCAAAGCAAGCAGAAGTCGGTAAATTGCTTCTAGGTCATCTAAGCGCCCGCTATGACAATAGTTTGAAGCATTTCGAAGAAGCATCTGCAGTTTTTAAAAATGTACGAGTTGTTGAGGACGGGGAAACCTACTTGATTTAA
- a CDS encoding DUF1572 family protein, with amino-acid sequence MNHEFARCFTKDLDSLAKELALCDEDTLLWQVPPGIANSIGNLTQHLIGNLNHFIGATLGETGYVRNRDTEFSNRYFSKVELISELEKTSKMLEKVLGSLTQEQLDKSYPYETFGYSMTTNHMIAKLASHLGYHLGQINYLRRIISGGN; translated from the coding sequence ATGAATCACGAGTTTGCACGTTGTTTTACAAAAGATCTGGATTCCTTAGCGAAAGAATTAGCGCTTTGTGATGAAGACACACTTTTGTGGCAAGTTCCACCAGGAATTGCGAATTCAATTGGGAATCTGACACAACATCTGATTGGAAACCTGAATCATTTTATCGGTGCGACACTGGGTGAAACCGGTTACGTCAGAAATCGAGATACCGAATTTTCAAATCGCTATTTCTCTAAAGTAGAATTGATCTCCGAACTCGAAAAGACTTCCAAAATGCTGGAAAAAGTGTTGGGTTCACTCACACAAGAACAGCTAGATAAAAGCTATCCTTATGAAACATTCGGTTATTCCATGACCACCAATCATATGATTGCGAAATTAGCCAGTCATTTGGGATATCATTTGGGACAAATTAATTATTTGAGGAGGATTATTTCTGGAGGAAATTAA
- a CDS encoding glycerophosphodiester phosphodiesterase: MCFKGMFTFIFLLLFSTACRKSENRFPDTKIGGHACAGLSVSNNNYHDNSLEAYKYARSFEGVEVIEVDVQLSKNGTLWLFHDRELSDQSSGTGAVAQVEDSYLSTLKYRSLEKEKLIRLEDLPADLKGLTLQLDLKESDGTTSGFIDSTTLLQALIQAQSYFSNGNLEIISNSGRFVPTMKSLGFTVYLDAINAAYFFNHPMNTYADGASFRNSEITDSDVNSIKFAGKKVIIYDVRSATGIVSAFEKKPTVLLTDDIKATLIEKYK, encoded by the coding sequence ATGTGTTTTAAAGGGATGTTTACTTTTATTTTTCTGCTGTTGTTTTCAACAGCATGCAGAAAATCTGAAAATCGTTTTCCAGACACGAAAATTGGTGGTCATGCTTGTGCAGGCCTATCTGTTTCAAACAATAATTATCACGACAATAGTTTGGAAGCGTATAAATATGCCCGGAGTTTTGAAGGGGTAGAGGTAATAGAAGTCGATGTACAGCTTTCAAAAAATGGAACACTTTGGCTTTTTCATGACAGGGAATTAAGTGATCAATCTTCTGGTACTGGAGCTGTAGCCCAAGTGGAAGATTCTTATTTGTCTACACTCAAATACCGTTCATTGGAAAAAGAAAAGTTAATTCGTTTGGAAGATCTGCCTGCTGATTTGAAAGGATTGACCCTGCAGCTTGATTTGAAAGAATCGGATGGTACAACTTCTGGATTTATAGATTCAACAACATTGTTACAGGCTTTAATTCAAGCACAAAGTTATTTTTCAAACGGAAATCTTGAAATAATTAGCAATAGTGGAAGATTTGTTCCAACGATGAAGAGCCTGGGGTTTACGGTTTACTTAGACGCGATTAATGCAGCTTATTTTTTCAATCATCCAATGAATACTTATGCGGATGGTGCCTCTTTTAGGAATTCGGAAATTACCGATTCAGATGTGAATTCTATTAAATTTGCAGGAAAGAAAGTCATCATTTACGATGTTCGTTCTGCAACAGGAATTGTATCTGCTTTTGAGAAAAAACCAACTGTTTTATTGACAGATGATATTAAAGCAACGCTAATTGAAAAGTACAAATGA
- a CDS encoding GNAT family N-acetyltransferase, translating into MKPIIPAVDKEILKQELAQVGIARTTRKGDNEIYIVTIHNAPNVVREIGRLREVTFRHAGGGTGEELDLDELDTQEICYSQLIVWDPEEEEIIGGYRFILCKDAIDENGEIHLSTTHYFDFTERFINDYLPTTCELGRSWVQPNYQPAQNPRKGLFALDNIWDGLGALAIGYPNLKYFFGKVTMYPNYNREARDFLLHFMHHYFPDTENLMVPYHPLKTEYDSTFVEEQLKGLDFKDGFKVLNTFVRQHGENVPPLVNIYMHLSPTMKTFGTAVNPEFGNVEETGILVTIEDVYQDKKERHLTY; encoded by the coding sequence ATGAAACCCATAATTCCTGCAGTTGACAAAGAAATTCTGAAGCAAGAGTTAGCCCAAGTTGGTATTGCTAGAACTACACGCAAAGGCGATAATGAAATTTACATTGTTACCATTCACAATGCACCAAATGTGGTGCGAGAAATTGGACGTTTACGAGAAGTTACTTTTCGCCATGCTGGTGGTGGAACTGGGGAAGAACTCGATTTGGATGAATTAGATACTCAGGAAATTTGCTACAGTCAGTTGATTGTTTGGGACCCAGAAGAAGAAGAAATTATTGGAGGCTATCGCTTTATTTTATGTAAAGATGCCATTGACGAAAACGGAGAAATTCATTTATCCACCACTCATTATTTTGATTTTACGGAACGTTTTATCAACGATTACTTGCCCACAACTTGTGAATTAGGACGAAGTTGGGTACAACCCAATTATCAACCAGCACAGAATCCAAGAAAAGGACTATTTGCATTGGATAATATCTGGGACGGACTGGGTGCATTGGCAATTGGTTACCCAAATCTCAAATATTTCTTTGGTAAAGTAACCATGTATCCCAATTACAACAGAGAAGCGCGTGATTTTTTACTTCATTTCATGCATCATTACTTTCCGGATACTGAAAATTTGATGGTTCCTTATCATCCCCTAAAAACTGAATATGATTCCACTTTTGTAGAAGAACAACTCAAAGGATTGGATTTCAAAGATGGATTTAAGGTACTAAACACCTTTGTGAGACAACATGGAGAGAATGTTCCTCCATTGGTAAATATATACATGCATCTTTCCCCTACTATGAAAACGTTCGGAACGGCAGTCAACCCAGAGTTTGGAAATGTCGAAGAAACAGGAATCTTAGTAACGATTGAAGATGTTTACCAAGACAAAAAAGAGCGCCATTTGACTTATTGA
- a CDS encoding translation initiation factor, with amino-acid sequence MSKNKKEKLNVVYSTNPNFSYEFEEEETPETLDPKNQLLYVLLDKKQRAGKEVTLIEGFIGSDEDLKDLGKLLKSKCGVGGTAKDGEIVIQGSFRDKVIELLTKEGYKTKRKGG; translated from the coding sequence ATGAGTAAGAATAAAAAAGAAAAATTAAACGTAGTTTATTCAACGAATCCAAATTTCTCTTATGAATTTGAAGAGGAAGAAACACCCGAAACGCTTGATCCAAAGAATCAATTGTTATATGTTTTACTGGATAAAAAACAGCGAGCAGGTAAAGAGGTAACACTGATTGAAGGTTTTATTGGGTCGGATGAAGATTTGAAGGACTTAGGTAAATTATTGAAATCGAAGTGTGGAGTAGGTGGAACTGCCAAAGATGGTGAAATTGTTATTCAAGGATCATTTCGAGATAAAGTAATTGAGTTGCTAACAAAAGAGGGGTATAAAACCAAAAGGAAAGGAGGTTAA